One window of Nocardia sp. NBC_00508 genomic DNA carries:
- a CDS encoding molybdopterin-dependent oxidoreductase has protein sequence MAPITQSRNLLRTCPLCEAVCGLELTLDADDHVTSVRGDRNDPFSKGFLCPKGASFGHLDEDPDRVTEPLIRDRATDTWRTASWDEAFDYIAERFPAVVAEHGNQSAAAYLGNPNAHTVAGALYLPILLRALGTRNIYSASTADQMPKQVASGLMFGDPLTVPVPDLDRTDYLLMLGANPLESNGSLCTAPDFPGRLKALRRRGGRFVVVDPRVTRTAKLADEHLFIRPGSDAYLLFGIVHTLFAEQLADVRVEVTGLDDLRAAAMAFDPETVATRTGVPASTIVRLARELAAAPTAAVYARIGTCTAEFGTITQWLVDAINTLTGNLDSPGGAMFATAAAGGIPRTRPFRTGRWTSRVRELPEAMGELPVATLADEITTPGEGRIRALVTIAGNPVLSAPSGARLDAAFAQLDFMVSVDRYVNETTRHADVILPPPRPTQSPHYDFALLQFAVRNYARYSRPLVPLGDRPSEPAVLARLAAALTSRPHDGSDGTDPLTAVDELVIAGLLHKAGLADRRGELIGENSTEQRIDLMLRLGPYGEWNGGTLNLQMLLDNPHGIDLGALRPRLPGVLRTATERVDLAPQPLLDDVARMRERLGDAAPEMVLIGRRQLRSNNSWMHNIAPLVSGSNRCTLHINPADVERLGLGDQAVVKSAAGTLTVPLEPTDAIMPGVVSLPHGWGHIDSAQTVARAHAGVNANVLTDDSVVDVPSGNAVFNGVPVTLSCV, from the coding sequence ATGGCCCCGATCACCCAATCGCGCAATCTGCTACGGACCTGCCCGCTCTGCGAGGCGGTGTGCGGACTCGAGCTCACCCTGGACGCCGATGACCATGTAACCTCCGTCCGCGGTGACCGGAACGACCCCTTCAGCAAGGGGTTTCTCTGCCCGAAGGGGGCCAGCTTCGGACATCTCGACGAGGACCCGGACCGGGTGACCGAACCGCTGATCCGCGACCGCGCCACCGACACTTGGCGCACCGCGTCCTGGGACGAAGCGTTCGACTACATCGCGGAACGCTTCCCGGCCGTCGTGGCCGAGCACGGGAACCAGTCAGCCGCGGCCTACTTGGGCAATCCCAATGCCCACACCGTCGCGGGCGCGTTGTATCTGCCGATTCTGCTGCGCGCGTTGGGCACCAGGAACATCTACTCCGCGAGCACCGCCGACCAGATGCCCAAGCAGGTGGCCAGCGGGCTGATGTTCGGTGACCCGCTGACCGTGCCGGTGCCCGACCTGGACCGCACCGACTATCTGCTGATGCTCGGAGCGAACCCGCTGGAATCCAATGGCTCGCTGTGCACCGCACCGGACTTCCCGGGCAGGTTGAAGGCGTTGCGGCGTAGGGGCGGCCGCTTCGTCGTAGTCGATCCCCGGGTGACGCGCACCGCGAAACTGGCCGACGAGCACCTGTTCATCCGTCCGGGCAGCGATGCGTATCTGCTGTTCGGCATCGTGCACACGTTGTTCGCCGAGCAGCTGGCCGACGTCCGCGTCGAGGTCACCGGGCTGGACGACTTGCGCGCGGCCGCGATGGCATTCGACCCGGAAACGGTGGCGACCCGCACCGGTGTGCCCGCGTCCACGATCGTGCGGCTGGCCCGCGAACTCGCCGCGGCGCCGACCGCGGCCGTCTATGCTCGAATCGGCACCTGCACCGCAGAGTTCGGCACGATCACACAGTGGCTCGTCGACGCGATCAACACGCTGACCGGCAATCTCGACTCTCCCGGCGGCGCGATGTTCGCCACGGCGGCCGCGGGCGGCATCCCACGCACCCGACCGTTTCGCACCGGGCGCTGGACCAGCCGGGTTCGCGAGCTGCCCGAGGCCATGGGCGAACTACCCGTCGCGACGCTGGCCGATGAGATCACCACGCCGGGCGAGGGCCGGATCCGCGCCCTGGTGACGATCGCCGGGAACCCCGTGCTGTCCGCCCCCAGCGGCGCGCGCTTGGACGCCGCGTTCGCCCAACTGGACTTCATGGTGAGCGTCGATCGGTACGTCAACGAAACCACCAGGCACGCCGACGTGATCCTGCCGCCGCCGCGACCGACGCAATCGCCGCACTACGATTTCGCCTTGCTGCAGTTCGCCGTGCGCAACTATGCCCGCTACTCGCGTCCGCTGGTGCCATTGGGTGACCGGCCTTCGGAGCCCGCCGTCCTGGCCCGTCTCGCGGCTGCGCTGACCAGCCGGCCGCACGACGGCTCCGACGGCACCGACCCGCTCACCGCCGTGGACGAGCTGGTCATCGCGGGTCTGCTGCACAAAGCCGGGCTCGCGGACCGGCGCGGCGAGCTGATCGGCGAGAACAGCACCGAGCAGCGCATCGACCTGATGCTGCGGCTCGGGCCGTACGGGGAATGGAACGGCGGCACGCTCAATCTGCAGATGCTGCTGGACAACCCGCACGGTATCGACCTGGGCGCGCTGCGACCGCGCCTGCCCGGGGTGCTCCGGACGGCGACGGAGCGGGTGGACCTGGCTCCACAGCCGCTGCTCGACGACGTGGCGCGGATGCGGGAGCGGCTGGGCGACGCGGCACCGGAGATGGTCTTGATCGGGCGACGCCAGCTGCGGTCCAACAACAGCTGGATGCACAACATCGCGCCGCTGGTGAGCGGATCGAATCGCTGCACGCTACATATCAATCCGGCCGACGTAGAGCGACTCGGGCTCGGCGACCAGGCTGTGGTGAAGTCCGCCGCCGGAACGCTGACGGTTCCGCTGGAACCGACCGATGCCATCATGCCCGGAGTGGTGAGTCTGCCGCACGGCTGGGGCCACATCGACAGTGCGCAAACTGTCGCCCGCGCACACGCGGGGGTCAATGCCAATGTGCTCACCGATGATTCGGTGGTCGACGTGCCCTCCGGCAACGCCGTTT
- a CDS encoding DUF4282 domain-containing protein — protein sequence MSDESNGTGAPAGGEPMEAGEFEAESRWIAWKESAGKRFSRNEPEDEEEIAEPFGSPRAFMQWSAAAARALLDVQFHRPATRTLLPLAYILGLVFAFAAPIALTVSMWRVSAVFGVLAALLGVPLGLTIAAAVRLMLEFLVNASRLATRVEHISELADDLFQALADVAEPVNQLSEDVRAVQFWRFRKRTPRR from the coding sequence ATGAGCGATGAATCGAACGGCACCGGAGCGCCCGCAGGCGGCGAGCCTATGGAGGCGGGGGAATTCGAGGCCGAGTCGCGATGGATCGCGTGGAAGGAGTCGGCGGGCAAGCGGTTCTCCCGCAACGAGCCCGAAGACGAAGAGGAAATCGCCGAGCCGTTCGGCAGCCCGCGGGCCTTCATGCAGTGGAGCGCCGCGGCGGCGCGCGCCCTACTCGACGTGCAGTTTCATCGTCCGGCCACCCGGACGCTACTGCCGCTGGCCTACATACTCGGGCTGGTGTTCGCCTTCGCCGCGCCGATCGCGCTGACCGTCTCGATGTGGCGGGTATCGGCGGTGTTCGGTGTGCTCGCCGCGCTGCTCGGGGTTCCGCTCGGCCTGACCATTGCGGCGGCCGTGCGCCTGATGCTCGAATTCCTGGTCAACGCCTCGCGTCTGGCGACCAGGGTGGAGCACATCAGCGAGCTGGCCGACGATCTGTTCCAGGCGCTGGCCGACGTGGCCGAGCCGGTGAACCAGCTTTCCGAAGACGTTCGGGCGGTGCAGTTCTGGCGTTTTCGCAAGCGCACGCCGCGCAGGTAG